TCTTGCCTTTGCCTTCGTCTCCCCATTGTGTTCCCACGACGACTACCGTTGACATGTTCATTCCTCCGTAGGTGCTTACAGGCACCATTATTTTTCCACATATAAAAGGGGCTCTGTACGCGCTTCTGAAGTACGCAGCCCTCCGGATATCAGGCAGGCGAACCTGCCAAACACAATAATCAGTGTAACAGCGGCACTTTTTAAAGTCAAACAAAAACGAACGATCACCACAAGAATAGTGCGATCGTTCGTGTATTGTGCGAAATTTATCTAACCTGCAAACGGTTCGGCATGGGCCCGCTCGTAGTTGACGAACTTGTTGAAGTTCTTGAGGAACACCAGCTCTACCGTTCCTACAGGGCCGTTACGCTGCTTGGCGATAATAATCTCGATAATATTCTTCTTCTCAGTATCCTGATTATAGTAATCATCGCGGTACAGGAACGCAACGATGTCAGCATCCTGCTCAATCGAGCCCGATTCACGAAGGTCACTCATCATCGGCCGTTTGTCCTGGCGCTGCTCGACACCACGGCTGAGCTGGGACAGGGCAATGACCGGAACATCAAGCTCACGGGCAATCTGCTTCAGGGTACGGGAGATTTCCGATACCTCCTGCTGGCGGTTCTCGCCGGGCTTGCCGCGGCCCTGAATCAGCTGGAGGTAGTCAATGACGATCATGCCCAGACCCTTCTCCTTCTTCAGCCTGCGGCATTTCGCCCGGATGTCATTCACCGTAATGCCGGGCGTATCATCAATATAGATTTCAGATTCGGACAAGGACTGGATACCCATCGTAAGCTTCGACCAGTCATCATCGCTCTTGAAGTCACCGGTACGCATAATGTTGGCGTCCAGGTTGGCCTCCGCGCAGATCATACGCTGTACCAGCTGGGGCGCCGACATTTCGAGACTGAAGATGGCTACAGTCTCCTTGGCCCGTACCGCCACATTCTGGGCGATATTCAGGGCGAACGCCGTCTTCCCTACGGAAGGACGGGCCGCCACAATAATAAGGTCATTGCGCTGGAAGCCGTTCGTCATATGGTCCAGATCGACGAAGCCGGTTGGAATCCCTGACGTTCCGCCCTTATTCTGATGGAGCAGCTCCACCCGGTCGAATACCTGCATCAGCACATCGCGGATCGCGATGAATCCGCTGCCGCTGCGCCGGTTCGAGATTTCCAGAATCCGCCGTTCGGCGTCGCTTAGCATGATGCTTACGTCTTCGCCGCCGGTGTAGCCTTCGCTGACAATCTGTGTGGCGGTGCGGATCAGCCTCCGCAGCATCGCCTTCTCTTCGATAATCTGAGCATAATAGTCCACGTTGGCTGCAGTCGGCACCGCATGTGCCAGCTTAGCCAAATAGCTGACACCGCCAATATCCTCAAGCTCTCCCCGGTCCTGAAGCCGGGAGGTCAGGGTAATCAGGTCAATCGGCTGGCTCTCTTCTCCAAGCTGCACCATCGCTTCAAAGATCATCTGATGCGGTTTGTCGTAGAAGTCTTCCGTACTCACCCGCTCCATCGCGGTTATGAGCGCTTCATCGGACAGCAGCACCGCACCCAGCACGGCCTGTTCCGCTTCCAGATTCTGCGGGGGGACCCGGTCGAAAAAGAGATCTCCGCCCATCCTACTCCTCCGTTACCTGAACCGTGAAGGTCGCCTTTACTTCAGTATGCAGCTTCACACCCACCTGGAACGTTCCGACATGGCGGATCGGATCATTCAGCTCAATCTTGCGTTTGTCTACCACGATGCCGTGGGAGGCAGCCAGGGCTTCGCCGATCTGCTTGCTGGTGATTGCGCCGAACAGGCGGCCGCCTTCACCTGCTTTTGCCTTCAGCGTCAGGGTCAGCTCATCAATCTTCTTGCCGAGCTGTACCGCTTCCTCTTTCTCCTGATCCTTGCGGCGCTGTTCCGCTGCCGTCTGGTTCTCCAGGGTCTTCACATTGCCGTCAGTAGCCAGGCGCACCAGCCCGCGCGGCAGCAGGAAGTTCGTCGCATAACCTTCCGATACCTCTTTGATCTGTCCTTTCTTACCTTGCCCTTTAACATCCTTCAAGAATATGACCTTCATTCAAATAACCCCTCTTTCGCTTCAATTTCGGCCAGTACTGCAAGCAGTCTGGCTTCTGCATCCTTACAGGTTCCTTCAAGCTGTGCGGCTGCATTGGACAGATGCCCGCCGCCGCCCAGCTTCTCCATGACGACCTGCACATTCATCCGTCCCAGGGAACGGGCGCTGATGCCGATGAGGCCGTCAGGCCGCTCGCTGATGACGAAGGAAGCCATCACATTCGTCATTCCCAGCAGCGTATCCGCTGTCTGGGCGATCAGCAGCTGCGGAATCTTCGTCCCGGGCGTTGTTACCACCAGCGCGATATGATCATAGATGATGCGTGCGTGCTTGATAATCTCCGCCTTGGAGATGTACTCCTGCAGGTCCTCCTTCAGCATCCGCTGGATCAGAACCGTATCCGCCCCGACCCGGCGCAGGAAGCCGGCGGCCTCGAAGGTCCGCGACCCCGTGTGCTGGGCGAAATGCTTCGTATCCACCGTAATGCCGGCCAGCAGCATCGTGGCCTCCAGCGGGCTCAGCTTGATCTTCTCATGAATATACTGCAGCAGCTCTGTCACCAGCTCGCAGGTTGACGAAGCATACGGCTCCAGATACACAAGGACCGCATCATTAATGAATTCTTCACCCCGGCGGTGATGGTCCACCACCACGATCCGGCTGGCATGCTGAACCACCTTCGGCTCAATGGTCATAGAGGCCTTATGTGTGTCTACCACAATCAGCAGCGTATGCTCTGTCATCACCTGGAGCGCCTGCTCCGGCGTGATGAAGGTCTTGAAGAGTGCCTCATCCTTGCGGATCTGCTCCATCATCTTGGCAATCGACGGATTCGGGGTCTCCATCACAATGCCGGCTTCCACATTATACATCTGGGCAGCCTTCAGCAGCCCGATCGATGCCCCTATCGCATCAATATCCGGTATCCGGTGCCCCATAATCAGCACCCGGTCGCTCTCCTGCATCAGGTCCCGCAGCGCATGGGCAATAACACGGGCCCGGACGCGGGTACGCTTCTCAGCCGCGTTGCTCTTGCCGCCGTAGAAGGAGAGCCGCTGGCCTGCCTTCACCGCCGCTTGGTCCCCGCCCCGGCCCAGAGCCATATCCAGACTGGACTGGGCCAGCGCTCCAAGCTCACTGGCTGATTCCGAGCCGTAGGCAAGGCCGATGCTGAGCGTCATCGGCACCTTAAGGTCAGCCGTCATCTCCCGCACATCGTCAAGCACCACGAACCGGCTCTCCTCCAGCGCCTGGAGGCTGCGGTGGTTGAGCAGCATCAGATACCGCTCGGAGGACAGGCGGCGCAGATATACATCGTACTGCTTGCTCCACTCTGTGATCTCGCTGGCCACCTTGGCGATCAGCGACGTACGCTGCTGGTCATCCATGCCCTGCGCAGCTTCGTCCAGATTGTCCATCATGACAATGCCGATCGCCAGCTTCTCTTCCTCATACCGTTCACGCAGCACCACAAGCTCAGTAATGTCATATAGATAGAGCAGACGTTCACTCGGAATCACCACGACCTGATAATAGCGTTCATCCACCGTAAGCTCATGGCGGTGATCCTTCAGTACCCCGTCTTTGGCCGGCTCCCGCTTCTGCGCCGTAGTCGGCAGCGAAGCCATCACCTCCGGCATCAGCTCCTGCATGTCTACACCTACCAGAGATTTCCGCGAGAAGATGGTGCCGGCATTGCGGTTATGCCACTCCACCTTGCGTTCTTCGCTGTAGAGGATTATACCCAAGGGAAGCATGCTTACAGCCTCCCCCTCCACCCGCTTGATTCGGAAGGACAGGCCGTTAATGTAATCAACAAGGTTGCGGCGGAACGACAGCTCGGCCTGCAGCATAGTGAAACATAGGGTGCCGGCCAGGAACAGACTGGCCACACCCAGGACCCAGTTATAGATACTGACGACTATAATCAGGACCAGCAGCAGCAAGAACGCCCACACGGTATGATAGCCGTGCCAGCGTCTTTGCAGAAATTTTGGCATGAGCTCTCACCCTATCGTTTCGATTTCTTCACTAGCTCCCGCAGCGGAAACGCCAGATCCACCACACCGATAATCCAGAATCCCGGCAGAGCGATCACAGGGATCGACAGCAGGAGAGCCACAATCTTGCTCCACTTCCGTTCATACACCAGGAAGAAGAGGAAACCGATGGTTTGGATCTTGAACGCAATTTGCAGGAGCGGCAGCAGATTGGCCGAGACCATCAGCATGAAGCCGCTGTCTGCACCGCCGAACAGAATGGTGATCACAGCGCCGATCAGATAATACCAGATGAAGGCTCTGCCCAGCCGCCATTCTCTTGCAGGCTTCAGCTTCGGTACAGCATAATCCATGCTGTTCAGAATAGGACGGACGATGGAATGGGTAATAACAGCAATAATGAAGGCGCTGAGGATCAGCGTCATCGGAATTGCCTGGATGGTCAACCAGCTCATCTGGCCGATCTGATCGGAGGAGATGGTAATTTCGGACAACAACGGATTGCTTGCC
This region of Paenibacillus sp. FSL K6-1096 genomic DNA includes:
- the dnaB gene encoding replicative DNA helicase; amino-acid sequence: MGGDLFFDRVPPQNLEAEQAVLGAVLLSDEALITAMERVSTEDFYDKPHQMIFEAMVQLGEESQPIDLITLTSRLQDRGELEDIGGVSYLAKLAHAVPTAANVDYYAQIIEEKAMLRRLIRTATQIVSEGYTGGEDVSIMLSDAERRILEISNRRSGSGFIAIRDVLMQVFDRVELLHQNKGGTSGIPTGFVDLDHMTNGFQRNDLIIVAARPSVGKTAFALNIAQNVAVRAKETVAIFSLEMSAPQLVQRMICAEANLDANIMRTGDFKSDDDWSKLTMGIQSLSESEIYIDDTPGITVNDIRAKCRRLKKEKGLGMIVIDYLQLIQGRGKPGENRQQEVSEISRTLKQIARELDVPVIALSQLSRGVEQRQDKRPMMSDLRESGSIEQDADIVAFLYRDDYYNQDTEKKNIIEIIIAKQRNGPVGTVELVFLKNFNKFVNYERAHAEPFAG
- the rplI gene encoding 50S ribosomal protein L9, whose protein sequence is MKVIFLKDVKGQGKKGQIKEVSEGYATNFLLPRGLVRLATDGNVKTLENQTAAEQRRKDQEKEEAVQLGKKIDELTLTLKAKAGEGGRLFGAITSKQIGEALAASHGIVVDKRKIELNDPIRHVGTFQVGVKLHTEVKATFTVQVTEE
- a CDS encoding DHH family phosphoesterase, whose product is MPKFLQRRWHGYHTVWAFLLLLVLIIVVSIYNWVLGVASLFLAGTLCFTMLQAELSFRRNLVDYINGLSFRIKRVEGEAVSMLPLGIILYSEERKVEWHNRNAGTIFSRKSLVGVDMQELMPEVMASLPTTAQKREPAKDGVLKDHRHELTVDERYYQVVVIPSERLLYLYDITELVVLRERYEEEKLAIGIVMMDNLDEAAQGMDDQQRTSLIAKVASEITEWSKQYDVYLRRLSSERYLMLLNHRSLQALEESRFVVLDDVREMTADLKVPMTLSIGLAYGSESASELGALAQSSLDMALGRGGDQAAVKAGQRLSFYGGKSNAAEKRTRVRARVIAHALRDLMQESDRVLIMGHRIPDIDAIGASIGLLKAAQMYNVEAGIVMETPNPSIAKMMEQIRKDEALFKTFITPEQALQVMTEHTLLIVVDTHKASMTIEPKVVQHASRIVVVDHHRRGEEFINDAVLVYLEPYASSTCELVTELLQYIHEKIKLSPLEATMLLAGITVDTKHFAQHTGSRTFEAAGFLRRVGADTVLIQRMLKEDLQEYISKAEIIKHARIIYDHIALVVTTPGTKIPQLLIAQTADTLLGMTNVMASFVISERPDGLIGISARSLGRMNVQVVMEKLGGGGHLSNAAAQLEGTCKDAEARLLAVLAEIEAKEGLFE
- a CDS encoding DUF2232 domain-containing protein; the encoded protein is MKFRWTSVAWSIAYLLLLLSLSTPLLLITTLFMIIPAIVLYTTLSTKQFILHLVPVLLIVGLITPFYILIAAYFLIPALVMGHRYKKRASAMSTLTAGMVAVLAEFLLILLVSTAFLKFNLYDYVYDVLQTYTDWLASMGASNPLLSEITISSDQIGQMSWLTIQAIPMTLILSAFIIAVITHSIVRPILNSMDYAVPKLKPAREWRLGRAFIWYYLIGAVITILFGGADSGFMLMVSANLLPLLQIAFKIQTIGFLFFLVYERKWSKIVALLLSIPVIALPGFWIIGVVDLAFPLRELVKKSKR